In Granulicella mallensis MP5ACTX8, the sequence CGATCTTTATGGGCGTTTTCCACAATGAAAACGCCGCTGCACGCCCGTTTCCGGATTCCCAGCAACAGGGAAAATGCTCTAGCCATCGGGTGACAGCGCAGTTGCGAGGTTGACTTCACGGTGTATGCCTCGTTCAGTCGTTCCACTACAAGTTGTCGAAGGGAGCCAACAATGAAGTACGTAATCGTCATCACCGGGGCATCGAGCGGCATGGGCCAACTCACAGCACATGCCCTCGCCAAAGCAGGCCACACCGTCTACGCCACTATGAGGGATACAGCGGGTCGTAACAAGCCACAGGTGGAGGCAGCCGCGAAGTTCGCCGCAGACCACAAGGTGGATCTCCGCACCATTGAACTGGATGTACTCAATCAAGAGTCCGTCGACACCGCCATTCAGAAGATTATTGCTGACAATGGTCGCATCGACGTCCTCATTCACAATGCTGGACACATGGTATTTGGGCCTGCTGAGGCGTTTCTTCCGGAACAGCTCGCAGAACTCTACGACGTGAACGTGCTGAGCACTCACCGCGTGAACCGCGCTGCTCTGCCGCAGTTACGGAAGCAGAAGCAAGGCCTCGTAATCTGGGTCAGCAGCAGTAGCTCTGCGGGTGGCACGCCGCCTTATCTGGCTCCGTATTTCGCGGCGAAGGCCGGTATGGATGCGATGGCAGTCGTTATGTCCCGTGAGCTAACGCTGTGGGGCATCGAAACGTCGATCATCGTTCCCGGCGCGTTCACGAGTGGAACCAATCATTTCGCTCATTCAGGTCGTCCCGCCGACAAGGAGCGCGAAGCTGAGTATGAAAACGGTCCATACAAGGGCTTCAGCGAACGTGTCATGAATGGTTTCGCATCCATCGTGCCTCCTGATGCAGACGCCGCGGCAGTTGGCGAAGCCATCGTGAACGTAGTCAATGCTCCTTTCGGAAAGCGTCCGTACCGAGTTCATGTCGATCCGACGAGCGACGGCGCTGAGGTTACAAACATGGTGCTCGACCGCGTCCGTGCGGAGTTGCTGCGCCGGATTGGCCTCGACGATGTACTTACGCCCGCGAAGCTTGTCTAACGTTTCCGCTTTCTGCCTCTCTTGTTGGCACTGCAGTTTTCTGCAGTGCCCAACAACCATCTCTGACTCAATACGCACTTCTGGTCCGATCCAACGAACGATGTTGCAGGGATTCTGATGACTCAAATCTTGTCGTTCCTTGACGAAAAGTTCATGGCCCTTTATGCAGATCTAGAACGTGAGGTCTATGCCAAGCTGGACCAGCTTAAGGATGCAGTACGACCGTGAAGCGGACTCTCTCAAGATGCGACTTCAGACTGCGATCGATCTCCAGAGACTTTCATACTTGATTGTTGTCGCTCTTGCTCTTCTATCTAGAGGCATAGCGACTTGTGAGGTTACGCAACAGCCCACCGATGAACGTGCAACGGCGCCGAATTGTCCACTCGATCCGAGGCCCTCGTATCAATTCCCATTCCTGCGATACAACGAAGACTGGTCGTTCCTGCGATGTGCCCCGCGAACAGATCGCTGGGACCGCATCAAGTACATGCGGCTTCGTGAGGGGGAAACCTATCTAACTATCGGCGGAGATGTACGTGAAGTCTACGAATCGTACGACCATCAGTATTGGGGGGACGGCCCGCAGGGACAGGGAGGGTGGTTGGTACATCATTATCTCTTTCACGGCGACCTGCACGTCAATCCATCTCTGCGAGTTTTTGGCGAACTACAAGCAGCCTTCGAGAATGGAAGAAATGGAGGACCGCGACCGTATGACCAAGACAAATTGGACATACACCAGGCATTTATCGACATCAACTGTTGTGGTTCGCAGCAAAAGATCACTCTCAGGGCAGGTCGCCAAGAGTTGTACTACGGCTCAGGCCGTCTCGTAGACGCACGCTTTGGGCTTAATACTCGCATCAGCTTCGACGGGTTGAAGGTCATCATCCCGTCCAAGAGCTCAAATACAGAGGTCTTTGCCACGAGGCCGACGCTGCTTCGACCTGGAATCTTCGATGATTCGCCAGACTCGCAGAAGTGGTTTTGGGGCATCTACAACACTACCGCTGTGAAGCCATCGGTTTCGCTTGACCTCTACTATCTGGGCTACAAAGCGGCTTCGCAGACCTTTGCCGCCGGCACTGGAGAGTTTCAATCAAACACTATCGGCGGACGTTGGGCTGGAAAGACTGGCAATCGCGATTTCGATGAGGAAGCCAATGTCCAGGTCGGAACATTCAAAAACAGCGACATTCGTGCCTGGTCGGCGGCGCTATACAATGGCTACACCTTTGAACACGTACGTGAAACACCACGCATCAGCTTGCGATCTGACGTGACAAGCGGTGATAGCGATCCAAACGACCGGCATCTCGGTAGCTTTTTCCCCATCTATGCGCGAGGGAAGTATTTCGGAGAGGCCGATCTCAACGGCCCTGTCAATACAATTGACATTATTCCAGCTCTGGATCTCCATCCTCGTTCCGACCTCTTGGTCAACCTCAGCTACGGGGCGTTCTGGCGCGAGAGCATTCACGATGGAATTTATGGCTTCGCCGGCAATCTTTATAAGCCTGGCAACGAGAGCCGAGCGCGAATGATCGGCCAGCAAGCCGAAATCGACTTCAACTACTTCATCATGCCGCATACGTTGATGAGGGTGATTTACCAACACTTTTTCCCCGGACGGTTCTTGAAGGAAACGCCACCTGGGCAGGATGTAAATTACGTCACGGTTTGGTTTGACTATCACTTCTAACGAGGGAGGACAGATGACAGAAAAGTTAACTCACCCAATCGTAAAAGCGGCCATTGATGCGTTGCAGGCGGGAGACAGTGAAGCATGGAAGGAGTTGTTTGATCCTAATGCCGTTCTTCTTGATGATGGCCATCCCCGCGATCTCGAGCGATTCTCAGATGAAGCGGTAGGCCATGAAAAATTCTCTAGCATCGACACCGTAAGAGACGGTGGATTGAAGATTGAAGGCGAATTCCAATCGGACGTGTGGGGGCGCTTTCGGACATACTTCTACTTCACGATCTCCGATGAAGGCAAGATCGCAAAACTTGAAATCGGCCAGGCATAGTCTTTTCGCCAGAGCCATTTCGTTGTCGAAAACGCTAGCAGACGCTGCCTCGGAGCTGTTGCGTGATGTTTTCGGGGAAGACAAGTTGCCGATCCGGATGGTTCTCGGCGTTTCGGCGTACTTATAGTTCCTTACTGGCCGAAACTGGCAATGATGTGAAGGTGGTGCAGGAGTTAATGCGGCACTCAAAGATCAGCACGACGATGGAGGTCTACACGCAGGCTGGCATGACGAAAAACGTGCCGCGTAGCGCAGGGCCGTCGATGCGTTGTTTAACCGTGATTCGGAAGCTTCAAGAAGAGGGGAAACAGAAGGAAAAGCTAATTGCTCCCTTATCGCTCCCTCGGAATCCTTAATGCTCCCGGATTACGCTTGCTAACTTGTAGAAATGATTTGGTGGACCTGATCGGGATCGGAGTATCCCGGCTATTGATTCCACGCAAGTTGCTGATTTCAAAAGAGCGAAAAGTCCGACATTTCCACCATTGCCGGATCGGATGTACGTTTTTTGTACGAAACTATTTTCGGAAGCCTTGTCCAATTGCCTGAATTCAAGGGATGACCACCTGCTTGCAGCAGGTGACGAACGAATTCAGACAGCATAGCATCCCCTGCCAAAGAAAGAAGCCCGGCAATCTGGCGTGCTTTGCTGGGGGAACCTTGGATCGGAAGATCAAAAGGGTCTGCTGGATGGGTCATTTCGAATCGGTTGTGAAGTCATGTCGATGGTCCGAGCATGCACCACGGGTCGCGTAAACTAGAGGTTTAGATCTACTCCTGATGTCGCTTTGCCTCAATCACGAGATCGACCGTGTTGACATTCTTACGGAGAGCCAGAAGTGAAATCAGATCTAGGCGAGTCGCCTACGCGCGACGGTGTTCTGAAATTTCTGTTTGAATCTTCCGAATACGGAAACCTCGGTCTCTTCGTAGGCGCCGGATTCTCGAAGGCCATCGTGGACGCTCCTCCAAAAACCGTCGCGTTGAGCTGGGGAGAGCTGCTCGCAAAAGCAAGCAAACGGATGAGGGTTTCCCTGACCAAACTGAAGCATGAGGGGAGCGGCTACCCGGATCTGGCCTCACGACTTTGTGAAGCTCACGCCAGAAAAACGAAGGGGAAACCTTCGCAGTCCCTGCTGAAATTGAAGCGCATCATCTGTGCAGAGACAGCGTGGTACCCACCAGAAGACAAGCGACTTAAATTCGCCAGCTACCTTGAGAAGGTTGCGCCGTCCTGGATCATCACGACGAACTACGACCAGATTCTCGAGTGCCTCTTGCCGGGCGCTTCCTTCTCGCTCGGGCCAAGTGACACCTTTACTAGTCGGAAGGGGCTCATTCCAATCTTCCATCTCCACGGCATCAGGACTGATCCTGAATCCCTCATCATTTCGCAAGAAGACTACGTGGCGCTCTTTCGACCGAACGAGTACCGCCAGATCCGGCTGGCACTTGCGTTGAAGGAGTCAACGACCTGCCTGCTCGGCTATGGTCTGGGAGATGTCAACGTGCTCACGGCACTCGACTGGTCCTCGAAAGTCTTCCAGGGAAAAGGGCAAGCCTACCCAAGGGAGGTCATTCAAGTCGTAAGAAACACAAAATCTGCCCAAGAAGATCCTTACCGTTTAGAGAATGGGATCGTCGTGGTCGAAGTAGAGGACATTGCCGACTTCTTCGATGAGTTCGTCGAGGCCATTCCGCGCTGGAAGAAACAACGCTCCAGGCGGAAGGCGAAGATCAAGGAGGTGCTGAATATCTTTCGGGAAGCCGCACCGGACGATGTCACCGACTTCCTTGAAGACGGTGAGTGGCGGCGAAATATTCTCGCTGCGCTGCCGAAGTATGAGATCGAGTTCGTCCGCGAGTTTGAAGTCTTCCTGAACAAAGTCGTCGACCAGAATCGGAAGTTGTCGAGCCGAAACGGCGCCTTCCGTGAATACGCGAAAGGCCTCAACATGAGCCTCGATGTATTGAGCACATTTGAGTGCGGCAAGTTTCCACCTGCCCTCCTTGCCGCAATCGTACGAAACATGGATCGGTTAGCCCGTTATATCGGAGAGGGAGTAGGGAATTCCTATTCTGCTTCGCAACTGTGGGCTGAACGAAAGAGTGAGTTGTCAAAAAGCATGGTGGCGGAGTTGCGGGCAATCGCTGGATGCCACCGTCACGTGTCACTGGAAGAGCTGATAAGCGAACTCTAACCAGGCCATTGAGAACCAGCGTATCGCGTTTCAGGCTAGAAGGTCCGGAAGAGGGTTCGCCCTCAAATAATCGATAACCATAGCGCTGTACGGTTTCTCGGGCTGCACCGCCTCCTCGACAAATGTACGGAAGAGCGCTGCATGATGGCGAGCCTTCGGATCCGTGCTGCCCATCAGGTCGATCGCGAGGTTCCGGGCTTCGCGGATCTTGGCCAGGTGCGTAAGTCGCGGCCCGTGCTTCAGACTGTCGAGGCCGAGCACTTCGATCGTCTTGCGCCCGAGTTGAGTAATCCCGACCGGTACCTCGCTCCAGAATGAGATGTGATCGCCTGGATCGTTATCACCATCAGGTTTGAGAATCGACGGCCTTTCGTCTTCAATGCGCATCCCGTGACTTCTGGCGCGGGTCGCCGGTTCGGCGAGCGGGAATAGGTCATTCTTAATCTTGTTACAGAAGGAACAGCTTAGGAGCAGGTTGTCCCAGCTATAAGCCAACCAGTAGTACCCCGGACGCATTCTTTCGCCGTCAAGATTCTGACGCGAGCTTGACTTAGGCCGCCAATGCTCGACTTGCGAATCGGCGTAAGGTTTGGGAATAACGGTCTCGCAGTAGCAGCATTTGCCGTGATGGAGGGTCTCTAGCTCAGCTTTTACAGCGTCCGAGGTATAAATCGACTTACGAACCGGCATCGGTTTCGTCGCCCGATAAGTTTCCGGATCTGCATCATATGCGTCGCATAGCTCCCGGGCGTGCAGCTCGCCGACGCGAACGAGGGCAGGCGGAGCTGCACCCTTGTGAATCGCGATCACCGGGCCACTCCGCTCGGAAAGTCTTTGGCGAGATTCACCATCAGATCTTCAAAACTTTGCTCGCTCGGCGTGCGCGCTGTAGGAAGGGATGCGACAAATTCGTCCAGTTCTCGAAGCCGCGTCTCTTGTTCAACTGAGCGATTAGAGTTCCGGATGAGTTCGAGACGCTCGTAAAGCATTGGTTCGACCTTTTGGGGTCTGTCTGATGCCATTCCAGGAAAAAGCTCGTCTGTCAGAACTTGGTCGAAACGCCAGTTACCGGGCGGAACGGGACGGTTGAGAATGTGGGCTTCGCCGTTCTCCCAGCGAACGACCGCCACATTGCCGCCCTCGGATAGGGTCTCCTGGGCGGTAACTGGGCTATGAGTTGTGGCGATGAACTGGATATTTTGAAACTGAGACATGAGACGGCGAGCAATCTCCCGCTGCCAGCGAGGATGAAGGTGCAGATCGACTTCGTCGATGAGCACTATCGCGCTCTCATTTACGGGTTCCAGACTATCTGGGAATGCATTGAAAAGGCGCCAGGTCAAGTCTACGATCAAAGCAAACATGGTTCGATAGCCCAAACTAAGCTCTTCGAGTGGCACAACGCCGGAAGGGGTTCGGACGTGAACTCCCGATAAATCTGGATCACGACCTTCAAGGCGCGGTCCCCGGACCTCGATGTCCTCTGCCGTCAGCCCCGGCAGAATCGAGGCAGCGACAGATTTCAGCTTGATGAATCTCCTCACCTCAATATCGTTCTCGTCATCATGAGTCTTGGCGGCGTGATCGAGCTTCTCTAAAATCTCCTCGGCGTCGTAAAGTTCGATGACCTCAGAGAAGGGCGAGTCTGTGGCGTCGCGATCGGCGATCCGCCCGAGATTGCGGATACCCAGATGACGACCAGCGACATATCGGATAACGAGGGGACCGTCCGAACGTAGTTCATAGTGGGCTTCCGGAAATCTGACGTCCTCCAGGTCGTTAGTGCTTCCTTTAATCTCAACTCTGACTTCGAGAGTTGCCCCGTCAGCCGTCTCAAGCACCGCAGTCATCACGGTCGAATTGCTTTCGCCCCTTCGAATGAAGCGCATAATTTCTCTATTCTCGAACTCTGAGATCCTGGCGATTGACAGTGTGGGAGTCCCAGCGGCACCTGATTTCTCGATTGATGCCGGAACCGGTCGCATGACCATGAGCGCTTCGAGCAGCGTCGTCTTACCGACACCATTCTCGCCAAGGATCAGGTTCCACCGGCTGATATTTCCATCATTGTCGAAGAGGTCGAGCGATTGGGGTCTCCCGAAAGCGCGGACATTCTCCAGACACAACGACCTAAAGTGCATCGCATCGGGGGCTTTCGTGTCAGTAGGCATTAGAAGGTCTCCTTGGCGCACGGAATGGCACCGGGGCGAAAGGACATTTCTTCGCCGACATGACAGTATCTCATCCGGCACGTCGGCTTTACGGAACGACACTTCTGTCCGCAGCCAGTGACGATTCCAATCTGGCCGAGGGCGTCGTCAAGAAAATGGAAGACGATGGTCCACGACGCTAATCTCACCCAGCGTAACGGGGAATGCTGAAATCGATACGTTGATTGCTATCGTGACGTTTTCCTCCTTTATTTACAGCCGATTACGGTGCCCTGAAAAGATAGGATTTTGCGCCGCCGCATACCGCTGATATGGAAGGGCTTATTGCCCATTGATTTTCTACGTTCGAAGAGATTACACTTGTCGAGTCTCACTCCGACTACGAACCACAGCCCACCACGTCAAAGGAGCAAGTTTATGGAATCCGTCATTCTCGAGCATCCTGCTGCGGGCGCAGCATCGGTTCAGATGTCTCCGAATTCTTCACAGACCGCTCTTTCTCGTGACAGTGCTGCCCTCAGACGTCTCATGGAAGAAGTTCGCTGCGAGGATTCGAATGTTTCTTCAGCATCCACGGCCTATAATCGCCAACACAATCGCCACAACCGATAGTCTCCGACGGCTCTGGGGGCACCGGGATGCAGCTTGATACCGTCCTGATAAAAGTAGCGTCGCGATGCAACATAAACTGCAGCTATTGCTACGTTTATAACCAAGGCGATACAAGCTGGCAACGTATGCCCAAGCACATGTCCTTTGAGATAGTGGAAGATGTGATTCGGCAGCTTGCAACTTTGTATCGAGACCAGGACCATCCATTTGCGGTCGTTCTTCACGGCGGTGAGCCCCTTCTGCTACCCCGAAACATCTTGGAAGCTCTACTAAAGGGGCTGGCCGACTGCCTTCCCGCTACTTGTAGCCGTTCCATTCAAACCAATGGAACGCTCATAGATGATGACTTGCTTGAGCTGTGCGTTCGAACCGGCACCACGCTGTCGGTCAGTATTGATGGTCCAGCGGACGTACACGATACCTTCCGTATCGCTTTCAATGGTGGTGGCACCTACGCGCGCGCCGCGGCTGGAATCGCTCGCCTCCGCCAGCACCCACGAGCCGATCTCCTCTTCACGGGTACTCTTTGTGTAGTCGATCCGCAGTCCGATCCATGTCGCGTCTATGAGTTTTTCAAGTCATTAGCAGTCCCCAGCGTTGATTTCCTCTTCAAAGACGGAAATTATGCAAAGTTACCCTTGGGCAAGAGGACAGTCGAGTCAACTGAGTACGGTCGTTGGCTTGCCGCAGTTTGGGATTGTTACGTCCAAGATCCCGATCCACCTCGTATTCGCATCCTCGATGATTTAGGACGTCTCTTGCTCGGGGGGGCTTCCGTGAAAGAGGGATGCGGGCAGACCATGTATGGCATCGTCGTGATCGATACAGATGGAACAGTTACTAAGAACGACACATTGAAAAGCATGTTCGACGGAGCAGATCGGTTCGAAAAGATCTGGTCGGTTTCCACCGATCGGTTGTCAGAGATTGCTGACTCGCGTGAATTCATTCAATACTCGCACCTTCAAAATCCAACAAGTCCGATTTGCCGGGC encodes:
- the yhhA gene encoding YhhA family cyclophane-containing RiPP (triceptide-type peptide natural product; maturases include a radical SAM/SPASM enzyme and a 2OG-Fe(II) oxygenase), with product MSPNSSQTALSRDSAALRRLMEEVRCEDSNVSSASTAYNRQHNRHNR
- a CDS encoding nuclear transport factor 2-like protein; this encodes MTEKLTHPIVKAAIDALQAGDSEAWKELFDPNAVLLDDGHPRDLERFSDEAVGHEKFSSIDTVRDGGLKIEGEFQSDVWGRFRTYFYFTISDEGKIAKLEIGQA
- a CDS encoding tyrosine-type recombinase/integrase, giving the protein MFSGKTSCRSGWFSAFRRTYSSLLAETGNDVKVVQELMRHSKISTTMEVYTQAGMTKNVPRSAGPSMRCLTVIRKLQEEGKQKEKLIAPLSLPRNP
- a CDS encoding HNH endonuclease family protein, giving the protein MIAIHKGAAPPALVRVGELHARELCDAYDADPETYRATKPMPVRKSIYTSDAVKAELETLHHGKCCYCETVIPKPYADSQVEHWRPKSSSRQNLDGERMRPGYYWLAYSWDNLLLSCSFCNKIKNDLFPLAEPATRARSHGMRIEDERPSILKPDGDNDPGDHISFWSEVPVGITQLGRKTIEVLGLDSLKHGPRLTHLAKIREARNLAIDLMGSTDPKARHHAALFRTFVEEAVQPEKPYSAMVIDYLRANPLPDLLA
- a CDS encoding SIR2 family NAD-dependent protein deacylase; this encodes MDAPPKTVALSWGELLAKASKRMRVSLTKLKHEGSGYPDLASRLCEAHARKTKGKPSQSLLKLKRIICAETAWYPPEDKRLKFASYLEKVAPSWIITTNYDQILECLLPGASFSLGPSDTFTSRKGLIPIFHLHGIRTDPESLIISQEDYVALFRPNEYRQIRLALALKESTTCLLGYGLGDVNVLTALDWSSKVFQGKGQAYPREVIQVVRNTKSAQEDPYRLENGIVVVEVEDIADFFDEFVEAIPRWKKQRSRRKAKIKEVLNIFREAAPDDVTDFLEDGEWRRNILAALPKYEIEFVREFEVFLNKVVDQNRKLSSRNGAFREYAKGLNMSLDVLSTFECGKFPPALLAAIVRNMDRLARYIGEGVGNSYSASQLWAERKSELSKSMVAELRAIAGCHRHVSLEELISEL
- a CDS encoding alginate export family protein, yielding MRLREGETYLTIGGDVREVYESYDHQYWGDGPQGQGGWLVHHYLFHGDLHVNPSLRVFGELQAAFENGRNGGPRPYDQDKLDIHQAFIDINCCGSQQKITLRAGRQELYYGSGRLVDARFGLNTRISFDGLKVIIPSKSSNTEVFATRPTLLRPGIFDDSPDSQKWFWGIYNTTAVKPSVSLDLYYLGYKAASQTFAAGTGEFQSNTIGGRWAGKTGNRDFDEEANVQVGTFKNSDIRAWSAALYNGYTFEHVRETPRISLRSDVTSGDSDPNDRHLGSFFPIYARGKYFGEADLNGPVNTIDIIPALDLHPRSDLLVNLSYGAFWRESIHDGIYGFAGNLYKPGNESRARMIGQQAEIDFNYFIMPHTLMRVIYQHFFPGRFLKETPPGQDVNYVTVWFDYHF
- a CDS encoding SDR family oxidoreductase; amino-acid sequence: MKYVIVITGASSGMGQLTAHALAKAGHTVYATMRDTAGRNKPQVEAAAKFAADHKVDLRTIELDVLNQESVDTAIQKIIADNGRIDVLIHNAGHMVFGPAEAFLPEQLAELYDVNVLSTHRVNRAALPQLRKQKQGLVIWVSSSSSAGGTPPYLAPYFAAKAGMDAMAVVMSRELTLWGIETSIIVPGAFTSGTNHFAHSGRPADKEREAEYENGPYKGFSERVMNGFASIVPPDADAAAVGEAIVNVVNAPFGKRPYRVHVDPTSDGAEVTNMVLDRVRAELLRRIGLDDVLTPAKLV
- the yhhB gene encoding cyclophane-forming radical SAM/SPASM peptide maturase YhhB, with protein sequence MQLDTVLIKVASRCNINCSYCYVYNQGDTSWQRMPKHMSFEIVEDVIRQLATLYRDQDHPFAVVLHGGEPLLLPRNILEALLKGLADCLPATCSRSIQTNGTLIDDDLLELCVRTGTTLSVSIDGPADVHDTFRIAFNGGGTYARAAAGIARLRQHPRADLLFTGTLCVVDPQSDPCRVYEFFKSLAVPSVDFLFKDGNYAKLPLGKRTVESTEYGRWLAAVWDCYVQDPDPPRIRILDDLGRLLLGGASVKEGCGQTMYGIVVIDTDGTVTKNDTLKSMFDGADRFEKIWSVSTDRLSEIADSREFIQYSHLQNPTSPICRACPLLSVCGGGMPLSRWHPETGLHNPSVYCADYKLLIGHIQETLQEFR
- a CDS encoding AAA family ATPase, whose translation is MPTDTKAPDAMHFRSLCLENVRAFGRPQSLDLFDNDGNISRWNLILGENGVGKTTLLEALMVMRPVPASIEKSGAAGTPTLSIARISEFENREIMRFIRRGESNSTVMTAVLETADGATLEVRVEIKGSTNDLEDVRFPEAHYELRSDGPLVIRYVAGRHLGIRNLGRIADRDATDSPFSEVIELYDAEEILEKLDHAAKTHDDENDIEVRRFIKLKSVAASILPGLTAEDIEVRGPRLEGRDPDLSGVHVRTPSGVVPLEELSLGYRTMFALIVDLTWRLFNAFPDSLEPVNESAIVLIDEVDLHLHPRWQREIARRLMSQFQNIQFIATTHSPVTAQETLSEGGNVAVVRWENGEAHILNRPVPPGNWRFDQVLTDELFPGMASDRPQKVEPMLYERLELIRNSNRSVEQETRLRELDEFVASLPTARTPSEQSFEDLMVNLAKDFPSGVAR